Within the Gemmatimonadota bacterium genome, the region CGCGCCCATCGCGAACTCTTCATGGCCGGGAAGACCGAGCTTGCGCACCAGAAATATGTCTAGCGGTGCACCGAGCGCACGGGCAACTTCGTACGCAACTGGCACTCCGCCGCGCGGAAGTGCAAGCACACGAACGTCCGGACGGCCGCCATACTCGTGCAGCACTGCCGCAAGCTTGCGTCCGGCATCGGCGCGGTCGTGAAAGGGGGGCGTCACGTCACCGCTTTCCCGTGCGATGGTTCGGGTCGTCGGCGGCGCGACGCGGCGCCCTTGTGGTGCCCGGGTGTGCGCTGCGCTGCACTGCCGCGCGGATGTGCTCCTCCTCCTTGCGCGGTGCCTTTGCAGTGTGCGAAAAGCGCCCGTTCGGCTGCGGCTCGGTCGATGGACCGCCCGGTCCCGCTTCCTCCTTCGCTATCTCGCGCGGAGTGCGGTGACTGCTCACCGGATGCGGTTCCACCATAGCTTGTGGCTGGTCTGATGTAGCGGTTGCAGGGGGCGGAGGCGGCGCAGGTCCCGCCGGCACCCGAGACGCGGCTGGAGTTTTCGGGGACCTGGTCTGCCTGGAATCAGCCATTCGTTCTCCGTTATCTGGTGCGGCGTTCGACACGTTGCACGAGTGAAAGAGCGCACGTATCGCGCCGCGACGGTTCGAATTGGCTGATGATCGCGTGCAAAGTTGCCGGTTTCGTCCCCATGCGACTCCAGGGAGGGTGCGATTGGGGGCACATGTTATGCGACCGCGAAAGCACGACAATCGTTCACAATGACGGAGGAGACGAAATGAAGGCACAGGACATCATGAGCAGCGATCCGGTCTGCGTGACGCCGGACACTACGCTCAATACAGCAGCGCAACTGATGCATGATCGGGACGTCGGAATGCTGCCCGTCGTCGACGGTGACGGTTCGGCGAAACTCGTTGGTCTCATTACCGATCGGGACATCACGGTGCGTCACGTGGCAAAGGGCCACAAGGGATCCGCGTGCAAGGTGCGCGAAGCAATGAGCGACTCCGTAACTACGTGCCGCACGGATGACGACGTCTCAGATGTGATGAATACGATGGGAAAGGAGCAGATTCGACGCATTCCAGTCGTTGATGAGCGTGACATGCTCGTAGGCGTCATCGCGCAGGCGGATATCGTCAGGCGCGCCGACAATGCTGTTGCAGCGGATCGTGCGATCAAGGAGATATCGAAACCGTAGGACAGGCATCGTGGCCTGTCCATGCGACCATCAATCCTCGAATGCTTCGTGCTGGCGCTTGCGCATGTGGCGTAGCTCGTAGACCTGCGCCACCTCGCCGCCCAGTATGAAGACCATCGACGCGTAGTACACCCACAACACGACGATCACGAGCGCCGCTATGGTGCCGGTGTAGAGCGAGCCGGGCTTGAACGACGTGACGTAATATGCGAACACGGATTTCGCGATCTCGAACATCACGGCGGTAAATGTGCAGGCAACGAGCGCGGTCTGCCAGCGCATCTTCTTGTATGGAAGATATTTGTAGAGGCCGAAGAACAGCGCTGCGATGAACACGAACGCCACGATTCGTCCGAGTGTGTATTCGAGCGTGCCCATCACGTCCTGACGAATGCCGAGCGCCGCCAGAACCGCGACGCCGCGTGACGACGCTATCGCGATATACGCGGACAGTCCCGTATATGCAACGAACAGGAGCGACGACACGACGGTAACCTTCACGTCGTACACCTTGCCGTCGATGATGCCGCGATCCACCTCGATGTCGAATATCGCGTTGAGTATCGAGCGCAACGACCCGAACAGTCGCGTGGAGAACCAGATGAATCCGATGGCGGAGTACAGACCCACCGTGCCACGCGCTGCAATGATCTTGGCAACCACGCTCGTCACCGGATCGCTCGTACTCGCAGGCAGGAATCGGTTGACGAGAGCAACGATCTCGTCCGTCGCGGCGAGCGTGGACTGATTCAGCAGATACGTAAGCGACGTGGCGAACAGCAGCAGGAATGGAACGATCGCGATCAGAATGTTGAACGAGATTCCGCCCGCGAGAAAAAAAATGTTGTCATCGCCGCTATTGTCCCACACGCGCCGTACGTAGTCAGCGAAGCCTACCCAAAATCGCTTGATCCACGGGCGCTCCTGGCCCACCGGCGCGACCTTACAGGCTGTTCGCTTCGCGTCGCGCCGCCTTGTTCTCGGCGATTCTGCGCTCGAGATCAGAACGCGCTTCGCTCGCGGCATAGCGGCCGGCATCCACTGCGTCGAGCACCTGGTCCTGTCCACGCCGGACCGCCCTGCGGGCTGCACCGACGCGCTCGGTGACACGATCGCGCACCTCGTTCACCTGTGACGTCACATTGTCGGCGACGTCCGTTGCGGCGTTCCGCACGCGCTCGCCGGCGCGTCGCGCGCGAGACTCGATCATGCGCCTGGTTTCGGCACCACTGCGAGGCGCGAGCAACAGCGCGATTCCAGCACCGATCGCCATGCCGAGCAGCAACGTACCGATACCAGGTTCGTCTCGCTCGATCACTACGAAGGGCTCCCGTTCGAAGTCACGCATGATTACCTCTTCCCTGTGCGGGTCGTTTTGGATTTCGGTTTTGCGGCCGTCTTGCCAGCCGCGGTCTTCCTGGGCGCGGCCTTGTCGCTCACAGGCGCTGCCGCGGCAACGGCGGCCGCGGCGAGCCGAAGATGTCGAGGCATTATGTCCTGAGCTGTCACCACCGTCCCGCGCGCCATGATCACCGCGCGCTCGACTGCATTCTTCAGCTCGCGAACGTTGCCGGGCCAGTGATACGCGTGGATCCAGGCCCACGCATCCTCGTCGAAACCAGTGAGCTGCTTGCTGTTCTGGCGCGAGAAGCGCAGCAGGAATTCGTTCGCGAGCAGCTGGATGTCGCTCACGCGCTCGCGCAGCGCCGGCAGAAACAGTTCCACCACCGCGAGGCGATAGTAGAGATCCTCTCGCAGCTCGCCCTCCTCGAGCGCCTTCTGCAGATCCATGTTGGTCGCTGCAACTATGCGAATGTCGACCGCAATCTCCTTCTTGCCGCCCAGTCTGCGCACGCTGCGGCTCTCGATGGCGCGCAGAAGCTTCACCTGGATGTCGGTGGGCATCTCGGCGACTTCGTCGAGGAAGATCGTTCCGCCGTCGGCCATCTCGAAGGCGCCCGGCTTCTCGTTGATCGAGCCTGTGAAGGCGCCCTTTTCATGACCGAACAATTCGTTCTCGAGAATGTCCTTGGGCAGTGCGGCACAGTTGAGCGCGAAGAACGGACCCTTGGCCCGGTCGCTCTTGGAATGCACCGCGCGAGCGACCAGCTCCTTTCCAGTACCGGATTCGCCGAGGATCAATACCGATGCGCTCGACGGCGCGACCGCATCGATGATCTGGTAGACTGCGCGCATCTCTTCGGACTGGCCGGTCAGCTCACCATAGTGCGTGAGCGTCTCCAGCTTGGACGCAAGCTCACGGTTCTTCTGGCCGATGGCGTACTTCTCGAGCGCTTTCGGAATCAGCGCCTTGAGGCGGTTGAGCTTCTCCGAATTGAGCGGCTTCTCGATGTAGTCGTATGCACCCTCGCGCATCGCCTGAACCGCGGAGTCGACGGTCGCCTGTCCGGTGATGATGATGCACTCGGTCGGAATGCTCCTGTCCTGGAGAGCCTTCAGCAACGACAGACCATCGACCTTGGGCATCATCAGGTCAGCGAGTACTACACCATAATCGCCACTCTGAAGCTCATCCAGCGCTTTCTGGCCATCGGCGCAGATCGACACGTCGTAGCCTTCGTCCGAAAGGATCGCGCTCAGGCCCTGTGTTATCGCCTGTTCGTCATCGGCGACGAGGATTCTGTGCTTCGTGCTAGCTGCCATGCGTCGGTGTGTTCTCAGGAATGTGGGTTGGAATCGGCCGGAGCAGATCCAGCGGAACGCGCACTGTGGCGCGACCCCGCAGCCTCCGCGACATCAGCGGCAAGATCAGCGTAACGCTTGTGCAGCCGCGTTGCAGCGTCAAGCTGCTGCACGGCTGTTTCAATAAACGGTGCTACCTGCGTGACATCGGCGCCGCGCGCGGCGCGGCTGCGTGCAACCTCGAGGTTGACAGCTACGCCGTTCAGCGCGTTCCGAACATCGTGGCCCAGCTGTCTGAGCTCGGCCGACTTGTCACGCTCATTCACAAGAACTCAGTCGCTCAGATCCGCGTCGTCAGGTGCCGCTTCGACCACTGCAAGATCGGGGTGCGGCATGGGACGATGTTGCGCGGGAGTATGAACGTACTTCGCTACCAGGTCACGCGTGTCGTGGATGTTCAGCTGCCTGAAAAGGAAACCGAACTTCTCGTCGTATGCCCTGGCCATCGTCTCCTTCACGTCGGGCGGCATGTCCCAGATCTTACGCTTGAACGGACCCAGCGCTTTCTTGCGGGTCTTGTAATAGAATTGCTCGTCCGTGTCCGTAGGCTTGCGCTCGTCCTTGGTGTTCACGTCCAGCCACGCGTAGATCTCCTTGCGCAACGATTCATGCATGTGGTCGAACAGCATGTTCTGAAAATTCGTCGCGAGGTGAATCTCGCACGTTCCGGTGCCGGGGAACTTGTGGAACAGCTCGTCCGGAAGCGTCGAGGCGCCATGTTGCACTGCACCGGCCAATCCGTATTCCTTGCGCGCGATGTCGGACAATGTGGTAAGCGTGCCGAAGTCGATCGCGACTTCCTTGATCGATCCGTCGGGAAGAACTATACCACCATGCGAGGTGCCCGACTGCACGCTGACCTTGGAAAGACCTTCCGTGCCGGGCGATTCACGACCAAGAAGATTGTTGAAGCCGTCCATGTAGGCACGCAGCTCTTCCGGGGTCGAGTTCTCGGTTCCGACTTCGCCGATCTCGCCGCCGAGCGAGATGGTGATCCCTGCCGGCTGAAGATCGCGAATGAATGCGGCGATGTCCGCGCACTGCTCGACATTGGTGCGCTGTTGCTCCGCGAGCGTCGGCCTGGAGAGATCGACGAGCGTGGACGTGTCGATATCGATGTTGTAGAAGCCCGCTGCAACGGCTTCCACCGCGAGCTGCTTGACCGCACCCGCTTCCTGGTCCGGATTGGTCGCGAACTTCTTCGCGCTGATCTGAAAATGGTCGCCCTGAATGAAGAGCGGGCCACGGAAGCCCTCGCGAATCGCGGCCGCGAGCATCACCGATGCATACTCACCCGGCCGCTGGTCGGTGTACGCAATCTCGGAGCGCGCGATCTCGAGCACGAATGCGCCAGCGTTCAGCTTGTTCGCCGCACGGAACACCGCGCGCGCCGTGTCGTACGCCATTCCGCGCACATTGATCGCCGGAACGGTGACGTCGTCGTACGCACCCTTGCCGCGCGCCATGTAGAGATCGTGGATCGACGCGGGATGAATTCCCACGGCCTGGGCTATCTCCCAGATCAGCCAACGCGCATCGGCCTTCTGGTCCTCGTTGCCGAATACCGCCTGGCGCACGAGCGTATCCATGTACGGCCCGGCAACGCGGGACGCATCGGTTATCGAGATGGCACCATTCCTGACAGTGACGGCGCCTTCGAACAACTGTTCGGTCTTCGTCTGAGTCATCGTTGAATTTAGTCTCCCTGCGACCAGCGCGGGTCGGGCTTGGGGAGGGCGTCCCACTCTGCCTTCGCCGCCTCAGCGCCCGGCCTGCCCAGCAGCGCATACGCGAATTGCTTGCCCAGCTCGACGCCGGGCTGGTTGAATGCGTTTACTCCGTACATCTGGCCGGCGTATGCGGTGGCGAGCTCGAACATCATCATGAGCGCGCCCACGCCCCGGGCATCGACCTTCTCCATTCGGATCGTGAGATTGCTCCGCCCGCGCTTGGCCAGGGCACCAGCCGTCGCGCGCTGCTCGATGTCGAGCAGCTCGCCAAGCGTGTGGCCTCCGAGATAACCGAGCTCGGTGACGTGCTCGAACGCCGATGGGATGACGATGTCGCTCCCGTGATCCTTGACGGCGATGAACGCGATCACCTTGTTGGCCGGTCCTTCCATGAACGATTGAACCTGGCTGTGCTGATCCGTAGCGCCGAGCGCGGGGAGCGGCGTGCTTCCAACAGATTTCCCGTCACTGCGATGCTTGCCGAGTGATTCTGCCCACAGCTGAACGAACCAGGCGGCGAAATCACGCAACGGATCGGCGTAGGGCATGAGCACGTCGACCACGCGTCCATGACGCACGTCGCTCATGTATAAGAGCGAGCCGATTATGCCCGCGGGATTCTGCGACAGGTCGGTCGTCGCGCATCTGTCGAGCATCGCACCGGCGCCCACGAGGAGCTCGGCCACGTTTATTCCGAGCAATGCCGCCGGAAGCGTTCCCACCGGAGTGAGCACGCTGTAACGACCTCCGACGCCGGGAGGAATATCGAGCGCCGAGACTCCGAGCTCGCCGGCGAGCGGTCTGAGAGCGCCGGTCGTGGGGTCTGTGACGAAAACGAAGTGATCCGCAATCTTGAGCCCGGCGTTCGCCACACGCTCGTGAGCGATGAGAAACTGCGACATCGTTTCCGCAGTGCCGCCGGATTTCGAAGTGACGATGAACAGCGTGCGCTCCAGCGCGAGCCTGTCGAGCAACGCGGTAATAGTCACCGGATCGATGTTGTCGAGCACGTGCAGGCGCGGATGGCCCGATCGCGCGTCGCTGGACAGCTCGTTCCAGCCAGAGCGGCACAGGGCGGTCTTGAGCGCGATCGGACCGAGCGCGGATCCGCCGATTCCGAGTATGATCGCGTCGTCGTAGCGTCCGCGACTGCGTCCCGCGAAATCGATTGCCTGTTGCAGCAGCGGTGCATCGCGGGGGAGGTTCATGAAATCGGCGACGCCCTCGCTTCGCAGCGTCTCGACTCCCTTGTGAACCGTGGCGAATGCGCCGTACGCCTCTTCCCATTCCTCGTCCGTCACACCGTTCTCGACGGCGCTTGCCATCATGTTTGTAAAGTCGATCGAAATCATATCCGTACCGTCAATCCGTCGAAAGCTGGTTGTATGTCGCGCGGCAGCTCAGCCTCGAGATCGGCGTGAAAGTTGTCGTGTGTGAGATGAGTCAGGTACGTGCGCTCGGCGCCCA harbors:
- a CDS encoding YihY/virulence factor BrkB family protein, translating into MWDNSGDDNIFFLAGGISFNILIAIVPFLLLFATSLTYLLNQSTLAATDEIVALVNRFLPASTSDPVTSVVAKIIAARGTVGLYSAIGFIWFSTRLFGSLRSILNAIFDIEVDRGIIDGKVYDVKVTVVSSLLFVAYTGLSAYIAIASSRGVAVLAALGIRQDVMGTLEYTLGRIVAFVFIAALFFGLYKYLPYKKMRWQTALVACTFTAVMFEIAKSVFAYYVTSFKPGSLYTGTIAALVIVVLWVYYASMVFILGGEVAQVYELRHMRKRQHEAFED
- a CDS encoding sigma-54 dependent transcriptional regulator, whose amino-acid sequence is MAASTKHRILVADDEQAITQGLSAILSDEGYDVSICADGQKALDELQSGDYGVVLADLMMPKVDGLSLLKALQDRSIPTECIIITGQATVDSAVQAMREGAYDYIEKPLNSEKLNRLKALIPKALEKYAIGQKNRELASKLETLTHYGELTGQSEEMRAVYQIIDAVAPSSASVLILGESGTGKELVARAVHSKSDRAKGPFFALNCAALPKDILENELFGHEKGAFTGSINEKPGAFEMADGGTIFLDEVAEMPTDIQVKLLRAIESRSVRRLGGKKEIAVDIRIVAATNMDLQKALEEGELREDLYYRLAVVELFLPALRERVSDIQLLANEFLLRFSRQNSKQLTGFDEDAWAWIHAYHWPGNVRELKNAVERAVIMARGTVVTAQDIMPRHLRLAAAAVAAAAPVSDKAAPRKTAAGKTAAKPKSKTTRTGKR
- a CDS encoding YtxH domain-containing protein, coding for MRDFEREPFVVIERDEPGIGTLLLGMAIGAGIALLLAPRSGAETRRMIESRARRAGERVRNAATDVADNVTSQVNEVRDRVTERVGAARRAVRRGQDQVLDAVDAGRYAASEARSDLERRIAENKAARREANSL
- a CDS encoding class II fructose-bisphosphate aldolase, with product MTQTKTEQLFEGAVTVRNGAISITDASRVAGPYMDTLVRQAVFGNEDQKADARWLIWEIAQAVGIHPASIHDLYMARGKGAYDDVTVPAINVRGMAYDTARAVFRAANKLNAGAFVLEIARSEIAYTDQRPGEYASVMLAAAIREGFRGPLFIQGDHFQISAKKFATNPDQEAGAVKQLAVEAVAAGFYNIDIDTSTLVDLSRPTLAEQQRTNVEQCADIAAFIRDLQPAGITISLGGEIGEVGTENSTPEELRAYMDGFNNLLGRESPGTEGLSKVSVQSGTSHGGIVLPDGSIKEVAIDFGTLTTLSDIARKEYGLAGAVQHGASTLPDELFHKFPGTGTCEIHLATNFQNMLFDHMHESLRKEIYAWLDVNTKDERKPTDTDEQFYYKTRKKALGPFKRKIWDMPPDVKETMARAYDEKFGFLFRQLNIHDTRDLVAKYVHTPAQHRPMPHPDLAVVEAAPDDADLSD
- a CDS encoding glucose-6-phosphate isomerase — its product is MASAVENGVTDEEWEEAYGAFATVHKGVETLRSEGVADFMNLPRDAPLLQQAIDFAGRSRGRYDDAIILGIGGSALGPIALKTALCRSGWNELSSDARSGHPRLHVLDNIDPVTITALLDRLALERTLFIVTSKSGGTAETMSQFLIAHERVANAGLKIADHFVFVTDPTTGALRPLAGELGVSALDIPPGVGGRYSVLTPVGTLPAALLGINVAELLVGAGAMLDRCATTDLSQNPAGIIGSLLYMSDVRHGRVVDVLMPYADPLRDFAAWFVQLWAESLGKHRSDGKSVGSTPLPALGATDQHSQVQSFMEGPANKVIAFIAVKDHGSDIVIPSAFEHVTELGYLGGHTLGELLDIEQRATAGALAKRGRSNLTIRMEKVDARGVGALMMMFELATAYAGQMYGVNAFNQPGVELGKQFAYALLGRPGAEAAKAEWDALPKPDPRWSQGD
- a CDS encoding CBS domain-containing protein, yielding MKAQDIMSSDPVCVTPDTTLNTAAQLMHDRDVGMLPVVDGDGSAKLVGLITDRDITVRHVAKGHKGSACKVREAMSDSVTTCRTDDDVSDVMNTMGKEQIRRIPVVDERDMLVGVIAQADIVRRADNAVAADRAIKEISKP